A window of the Kosakonia sp. BYX6 genome harbors these coding sequences:
- a CDS encoding 1,2-dihydroxy-3-keto-5-methylthiopentene dioxygenase — translation MSALTIYTDNDASTPVWQSTEASEIQQQLNTKGVRFERWQADRDLGANPTPETVITAYQHAIDKLVAEKGYQSWDVISLRADNPQKEAMRAKFLNEHTHGEDEVRFFVEGAGLFCLHIGNEVYQVLCEKNDLISVPAGTPHWFDMGSEPNFTAIRIFDNPEGWIAQFTGNDIADGYPRLA, via the coding sequence ATGAGCGCACTGACGATTTATACCGATAATGATGCCAGCACGCCGGTGTGGCAGAGCACCGAAGCCAGTGAAATTCAGCAGCAACTGAACACCAAGGGTGTGCGTTTCGAGCGCTGGCAAGCCGACCGCGATTTAGGCGCCAACCCAACGCCGGAAACGGTGATCACCGCTTATCAACACGCGATCGATAAACTGGTCGCCGAGAAAGGCTACCAAAGCTGGGACGTGATCAGCCTGCGCGCCGATAACCCGCAAAAAGAGGCGATGCGCGCCAAATTCCTCAACGAACATACCCACGGCGAAGACGAAGTGCGTTTTTTTGTGGAAGGCGCCGGGCTGTTCTGCCTGCATATCGGCAACGAAGTGTACCAGGTGCTGTGCGAGAAAAATGACCTGATCTCCGTACCCGCCGGAACACCGCACTGGTTTGATATGGGTTCAGAGCCGAATTTTACCGCAATCAGGATTTTCGATAATCCCGAGGGTTGGATTGCACAATTTACCGGCAATGATATTGCGGACGGGTATCCGCGGTTGGCTTGA
- a CDS encoding methyl-accepting chemotaxis protein, with product MLLLGGLSIRALDNAQDRFDYVIDNSLPSISKLSEAAQHREEARRQILMSLLVSEEDVFIKHMAQAKDELNKTNEIFDYYTSRLISDKADAQLLKKTRDAFNDYVQKTDAMVGVYHSQGIDAARRMVSDGGATAIASVALSADLTEMLAHNYTIAKLYAENNHTQYINTFWLLLGMIIFLVTLVAVFASAILRYLSKGLKSLQTSMGLISHSLDLTHKVDLHKRDELGATAESFNTLVEKIRFVLTNVKDASHEVDTAASEIAKSNDDLSSRTESQASSLEQTAASMNELSVTVKHNMDNAQEANAFIGRVQTMVNESHRELSSLQKSIDDISASSAKISEITDIIDGIAFQTNILALNAAVEAARAGEQGKGFAVVAGEVRSLSQRSSVAARDIRRLIDEAIKNVSQGVNYAANVTTRMNDALGAVDETTVLINQVNHSSTEQSYGIEQVNVAVSQMEGNLQQNAAMVEEMATAANSLSHQAGKLLNDVNAFKL from the coding sequence ATGCTGCTACTCGGTGGTTTGAGCATCAGAGCGTTAGATAACGCACAGGATCGTTTTGATTATGTTATTGATAATAGTCTGCCTAGTATCAGTAAATTGAGCGAGGCTGCGCAGCATCGTGAGGAAGCAAGGCGACAAATATTAATGTCGTTATTAGTCAGTGAAGAAGATGTATTTATTAAACATATGGCACAGGCCAAAGATGAATTGAATAAAACCAATGAAATCTTTGATTATTATACTTCCCGGCTGATCAGTGATAAGGCTGATGCGCAATTATTGAAAAAGACCCGCGATGCATTTAATGATTATGTGCAAAAGACTGACGCGATGGTCGGTGTTTATCACAGTCAAGGCATCGACGCTGCACGAAGAATGGTGTCCGACGGTGGCGCGACGGCCATTGCGTCTGTCGCGCTAAGCGCGGATTTAACAGAGATGCTGGCGCATAATTACACGATTGCCAAACTGTATGCGGAAAATAACCATACGCAATATATCAATACCTTCTGGCTGCTACTGGGGATGATTATCTTTTTAGTCACTCTGGTCGCCGTATTCGCCTCTGCTATTCTTCGCTATTTAAGTAAAGGCTTAAAAAGTTTGCAAACCAGTATGGGATTAATCAGCCACTCGCTGGATTTGACCCACAAAGTTGATTTGCATAAAAGGGATGAATTGGGCGCGACGGCGGAAAGTTTTAACACGCTGGTGGAGAAAATCAGGTTCGTGTTAACCAATGTAAAAGACGCCAGTCACGAGGTGGATACCGCCGCCAGTGAAATCGCGAAAAGCAATGATGACCTCTCTTCCCGTACCGAATCTCAGGCGTCGTCACTGGAACAGACCGCCGCCAGCATGAATGAGCTTTCGGTCACCGTGAAACACAATATGGATAATGCGCAGGAAGCCAATGCGTTTATTGGCCGCGTGCAAACCATGGTGAATGAAAGTCACCGCGAATTGAGTTCGCTGCAAAAATCCATTGATGATATTTCGGCGTCTTCGGCGAAGATTTCTGAAATCACCGACATTATTGATGGCATCGCTTTCCAGACCAATATTCTGGCGCTGAACGCCGCGGTCGAAGCCGCCCGCGCGGGTGAGCAAGGAAAAGGGTTTGCAGTGGTCGCAGGCGAAGTGCGATCCCTGTCGCAGCGCTCGTCGGTCGCGGCTCGCGATATCCGCAGGCTTATCGACGAAGCCATTAAAAATGTCAGCCAGGGCGTCAATTACGCCGCAAATGTCACCACGCGGATGAACGACGCGCTGGGTGCGGTGGATGAAACGACAGTGCTCATCAATCAAGTGAATCACTCTTCCACCGAGCAAAGCTACGGCATTGAACAGGTCAACGTCGCCGTCAGCCAGATGGAAGGTAACTTGCAGCAAAACGCCGCAATGGTGGAAGAGATGGCGACCGCCGCCAATTCACTCAGCCACCAGGCAGGCAAACTATTGAACGATGTAAACGCGTTTAAGCTTTAA
- a CDS encoding peptidoglycan-binding protein: MANPLPRVFRLTGSVGTCGTNNPDDVKLLQKMIIHAGYNDISKHAVRANGRCDRETEYAILWLQRLQNMSPSGLLHPMETWFFKMFSNAITPGWRPQHTVGPLHVREGQITFDAEGKDYITAVAPFRQPQRMPNFSRILHWPGKASGVTLGRGYDMKHRSAGQIQVEMRSAGIEEYKAIICSKAAHLYGREAAIFVRDYGPLVGEITHFQQVRLFETIYPDYLKLAEYYYKTYTSGQVIIINATPWININKKIKDVFVDIAFQGVDNIKTLTACVAKNNKSKLIEFITASSFYMSYEANRKRINYLK, translated from the coding sequence ATGGCTAATCCACTCCCACGGGTGTTTCGGCTTACCGGTTCCGTAGGCACATGCGGTACTAACAACCCTGACGACGTAAAACTCCTTCAAAAAATGATCATTCATGCAGGTTACAACGACATTTCCAAACACGCTGTCCGTGCAAACGGTCGATGCGACAGAGAAACGGAATACGCCATTCTTTGGCTTCAGCGTCTGCAAAATATGTCACCGTCTGGGCTACTGCACCCGATGGAAACCTGGTTTTTTAAAATGTTTAGCAACGCCATCACCCCGGGCTGGCGACCACAGCATACTGTTGGACCGCTACATGTACGGGAAGGCCAAATCACTTTTGATGCGGAAGGAAAAGATTACATCACCGCTGTTGCTCCGTTTCGCCAGCCTCAACGTATGCCTAATTTTTCGAGAATTTTGCACTGGCCGGGAAAAGCGTCTGGTGTCACGCTTGGACGTGGTTATGATATGAAACATCGCAGCGCAGGACAGATCCAAGTTGAAATGAGGTCAGCGGGTATCGAAGAGTACAAAGCCATAATTTGCTCAAAAGCTGCTCACCTTTACGGGCGAGAAGCTGCAATATTCGTTAGGGATTATGGACCTTTGGTGGGCGAAATAACTCACTTTCAGCAAGTGCGTCTATTTGAAACCATCTATCCTGATTATCTAAAACTCGCTGAATATTACTATAAAACCTATACTTCAGGCCAAGTGATAATTATCAATGCAACACCATGGATTAATATCAATAAAAAGATTAAAGATGTATTTGTCGATATAGCGTTTCAGGGTGTTGATAATATCAAAACCCTTACAGCATGTGTAGCCAAAAATAACAAATCAAAGCTTATTGAATTTATAACAGCCAGTAGTTTTTATATGTCTTATGAGGCAAACAGGAAAAGGATTAATTATCTCAAATGA
- a CDS encoding lysozyme inhibitor LprI family protein → MKISQIVFIALSLATFATQAASFQFGKEVKNCLTLPSFGDNVKTQSQCKEEAKAASEKSLNNTITRLHKRIKDDYNTPYHLNDIDGVKIKDVFWEKFINSQKSWSSSREEICSAMASLVGEWAESQDDIQTQCILDQNKGRERYLKEIYLK, encoded by the coding sequence ATGAAAATCTCTCAGATTGTATTCATAGCTCTCTCTCTGGCAACTTTCGCCACTCAAGCCGCGTCGTTTCAATTTGGAAAAGAAGTTAAAAACTGCCTTACGTTACCGTCATTCGGTGATAATGTAAAAACGCAATCCCAATGCAAAGAAGAAGCAAAAGCCGCTTCGGAAAAATCATTAAATAACACAATCACCAGGCTTCATAAAAGAATTAAGGACGATTACAACACACCCTATCACCTGAATGATATTGACGGTGTAAAAATTAAAGATGTGTTCTGGGAGAAATTTATTAATTCACAAAAGTCGTGGTCCTCATCCAGAGAGGAAATATGCTCCGCCATGGCATCTTTAGTTGGGGAATGGGCTGAAAGCCAGGATGATATTCAAACCCAATGTATTCTGGATCAAAATAAAGGCAGGGAGCGCTACCTTAAAGAGATATATTTGAAATAA
- a CDS encoding DUF2231 domain-containing protein, giving the protein MKNTSGQSRVAVVLYELLNPIPLGFFVAAWIFDILYLKTFQIMWTDAASWLIAIGLIIAILPRLINLAQVWITQRRLATPAVKIHFWLWLIAVVIEIFNAFVHSRDAYAVVPLGVILSTVVVVLLLIANVQLAVCTRVGKGEIA; this is encoded by the coding sequence ATGAAAAATACCTCCGGACAATCGCGGGTCGCCGTGGTGCTCTATGAGCTGCTAAACCCCATCCCCCTCGGCTTTTTCGTTGCCGCGTGGATCTTCGATATTCTCTATCTCAAAACCTTCCAGATAATGTGGACCGACGCGGCGAGCTGGCTTATCGCAATAGGCCTTATTATTGCCATCCTGCCGCGCTTGATAAACCTGGCGCAGGTGTGGATCACCCAGCGCCGCCTCGCCACGCCTGCGGTAAAAATCCATTTCTGGCTCTGGCTGATTGCCGTGGTGATCGAGATTTTTAACGCCTTTGTGCACAGCCGCGATGCCTACGCCGTGGTGCCGCTCGGCGTGATTCTGTCTACGGTAGTGGTGGTTCTGCTGCTGATTGCTAACGTTCAGCTCGCCGTTTGCACGCGCGTCGGGAAAGGAGAAATCGCATGA
- a CDS encoding PQQ-dependent sugar dehydrogenase produces the protein MKMTRHTLAACVLAALLAGCDQGANIDPVKQVGPEPELPKAQNFLMPPMQVPEGVPWQQGQAPKVPDGLKIEKVADGLQHPRQLYVLPNNDVLVAEANGPSKPTTRPKQLIMGVVQQASGKGGPGGNRITLLRNVDGKWQKHTFIENLHSPFGIQLIGNTLWVANADSLVKFPYQEGETTISSPGEVVTELPGGPINHHWTKALLASPDGSKLYVGVGSNSNITENGIGAEYRRAAVLEVDAASGASRIYASGLRNPTGLQWEPESGALWAVVNERDEIGSDLVPDYMTSVKEKGFYGWPYSYFGQHVDERVKPQRPDLVKQAIKPDYALSSHVAPLGLLFYTGDNMPQYRGGAFVSEHGSWNRTPLNGYQVVWVKFENGKPVGQPLPVITGFLTDDQKQVRGLPVGLAMDKQGGVLVADDAGNAIWRVSAR, from the coding sequence ATGAAAATGACCCGACACACACTGGCCGCATGTGTTCTCGCCGCGCTGCTCGCAGGCTGCGATCAGGGCGCCAATATCGACCCGGTGAAACAGGTTGGCCCAGAACCCGAACTGCCAAAAGCGCAAAACTTCCTGATGCCGCCGATGCAGGTACCAGAAGGCGTGCCGTGGCAGCAAGGCCAGGCGCCGAAAGTCCCGGATGGGCTAAAAATTGAAAAAGTGGCGGACGGTCTGCAACACCCGCGCCAGCTTTATGTTTTGCCCAATAACGACGTTCTGGTCGCGGAAGCCAACGGCCCATCGAAACCGACCACGCGCCCGAAACAGTTGATTATGGGCGTAGTGCAACAGGCGTCCGGGAAAGGCGGCCCTGGCGGTAATCGCATCACGCTGCTGCGCAATGTCGATGGCAAATGGCAGAAGCACACCTTTATTGAAAACCTGCATTCACCGTTTGGTATACAACTGATCGGCAACACCTTGTGGGTTGCCAATGCCGACAGCCTGGTCAAATTCCCCTATCAGGAAGGCGAAACGACGATCAGTTCGCCTGGCGAAGTGGTGACGGAATTGCCGGGTGGGCCGATTAACCACCACTGGACGAAAGCGCTGCTGGCCAGCCCCGACGGCAGCAAGCTGTATGTCGGCGTCGGCTCTAACAGCAACATCACCGAAAACGGCATTGGCGCAGAGTATCGCCGCGCCGCCGTGCTGGAAGTGGATGCTGCCAGCGGCGCCAGCCGCATTTACGCCAGCGGGCTGCGTAACCCAACGGGTCTGCAATGGGAACCGGAAAGCGGCGCGCTGTGGGCGGTGGTTAACGAGCGGGATGAAATCGGCTCCGATTTAGTGCCGGATTACATGACCTCGGTGAAAGAGAAAGGCTTCTACGGCTGGCCGTACAGCTACTTTGGTCAGCATGTCGATGAGCGCGTGAAACCGCAGCGCCCGGATCTGGTGAAACAGGCAATCAAGCCGGATTACGCGCTCAGTTCCCACGTCGCACCGCTCGGCCTGCTGTTTTACACCGGCGACAATATGCCGCAATACCGCGGCGGCGCGTTTGTCAGCGAGCACGGGAGCTGGAACCGCACACCGCTTAACGGTTATCAAGTCGTATGGGTGAAATTTGAAAACGGTAAACCGGTCGGTCAACCGCTGCCGGTCATTACCGGGTTCCTCACCGATGACCAAAAGCAAGTACGCGGCTTGCCGGTC